The following is a genomic window from Fusarium oxysporum Fo47 chromosome IV, complete sequence.
GTAATGGAGCTTTGCATTTACAACCAAcagcttccttctccccGACAAATATCTCAAGGTGACTGCTTACCGGTCTCAAGGGAGTACCCCTGCCAGGCCGTGATACCAGTAGTAATACGTGTGATTGCTTACATATATAAAATACCTCCTTGTTCTGATCTAATGATAGAGCCGATCCCAGTCCCTCTCCGCCCTTGAACCCCCCTACATTCTACTCTACAATCATGGTTGTTGCCAAAAGACCCAATTTTCTTATCATCGTCGCCGATGACCTTGGCTTCAGTGATGTAAAACCATATGGCTCCGAGATAGACACCCCTGTCTTGGACCGCCTCTCCAAAGATGGCATACGCATGACCAACTTCCATACCGCTCAGGCATGCTCACCTACTCGAGCAATGCTTCTCTCTGGGACAGACAACCACATCGCTGGACTTGGTCAGATGGCCGAATTtgctgagatgaagaagaacctTACTGGAAAGTATCCTGACTACGTCGACAAGCCTGGCTACGAAGGCTACCTCAACTGGAAAGTGGCTGCTCTGCCTGAGATTCTTTCAGACGCAGGATACTTAACTCTCATGTCTGGAAAGTGGCATCTGGGGATGACTCCTGACGTGTCGCCGAGTGCAAGAGGCTTCAAGAAGAGTTTTGGTTTCTTGCCTGGTTGTGGCAACCACTTCAACTACGAACCGCAATTCGAGGCTGACCAAGATACTATGCTCTTGACCTCCGATGGATTTTGGATGGAGAACCAAAGTCCGGTGGATAGAAAGAAAGACCTACCTGGAGACTTTTATTCTACCAACTTCTTTACAGATAAGTTGCTTGATATGTTGAGCAACAGAACCAAAGAGGAAAAAGAGCAGCCCTTCTTTTCATACTTGGCGTATACGGCGCCACATTGGCCAATGCAGGCGCCACAAGATGTTATAAACAAATACAGTAAGCTCTTAGTCCATGCCACCAAGCTTCCATACTGATGGACCCAGGCGGAAAATACGACAATGGCCCCGACCAGCTCAGACTAGACAGGCTGGCCAAATTAAAAGAGCTGGGTCTTGTGCCATCCGATGTCGAAGCGGCCCCTCCTGTTGGCTTCGAAGCTGGCGTGAAATGGGAAGACCTCACTGATCACGAGAGAGCTGTTTCtgcgaggaagatggaggttTATGCAGCAATGGTTGACCTCCTTGACCAGAACATTGGGAGAGTCGTCGATGCACTTGAAGCATCTGGCGAACTTGACAACACTTTCATCTTGTTTATGTCAGACAATGGCGCAGAAGGATCTACGTTGGAAGCTGCACCTGTTTGTCACCCCTATCCATTTAATGTGGAAGTAGATGCTGACTGTGAGACTTAGCTCTTGTCATCGTTCAAAACTCTTGGTGAACTTATAGCTGCGCACTATGATAACAGCCTCGAGAATATTGGAAAACACGACTCATATGTCTGGTATGGCTCTCGGTGGGCATGTGCTGCTACTGCGCCTTCTCGTGGGTTCAAGGGCTGGTCCACCGAGGGCGGTATTCGTTGTCCTTGCCTTATACGATTCCCTCCAATCTCATCGGCTCCCGAGACTATTTCTCACACTTTCACAACAGTAATGGACATATTGCCCACCATCCTCGATCTTGCACAAGTGCAGCACCCAGGAAAAACATTTAGGGGTCGAGAAGTTGTCAATCCCCGAGGAAAGTCATGGGTCGGCCATCTCTCAGCTCCTACAGAGTATCCAAACGTTCACCAGGATGCGGATCATATACATGGCTGGGAGCTGTTCGGTAATCGTGCCATACGCAGGGGAAATTGGAAGGCAGTTTTGTTGGCAAAGCAAGGCGGCGACAATTGGGAGCTATTTGACGTGGAGAAGGATCCGGCTGAACAACATGATCTATCAAAGAAGAGGCCTGAAGTTTTGGAAGAAATGCTTGTGCACTGGGCCACGTACGTTGCCGAGACGGGGTTAGTGGAAGACGCGTTCTGAGGGATGGATTGCGTGATTGCGTGATTGAGGTCCACAGTGGTGTTGGACCAAATCCCTTATCACCGCCCGACCCAGAGTAGTATTTCATTGTAATTACCTGTTGATTCCATTTAAACTCCTCGAAATGACCTATAAAAAGACACGGACTGGCTGCCTGCAGTGCAAGAGGAGAAAGGTCAAGGTAATAAATGACATCGACTGACTAAGATGAATGATCGCTTACGGCCATTGTAGTGTGACGAAGCGATTCCATGTACAGCCTGCGTTCGCCGTAGCTCGACGTGTAGC
Proteins encoded in this region:
- a CDS encoding alkaline phosphatase-like protein, translating into MVVAKRPNFLIIVADDLGFSDVKPYGSEIDTPVLDRLSKDGIRMTNFHTAQACSPTRAMLLSGTDNHIAGLGQMAEFAEMKKNLTGKYPDYVDKPGYEGYLNWKVAALPEILSDAGYLTLMSGKWHLGMTPDVSPSARGFKKSFGFLPGCGNHFNYEPQFEADQDTMLLTSDGFWMENQSPVDRKKDLPGDFYSTNFFTDKLLDMLSNRTKEEKEQPFFSYLAYTAPHWPMQAPQDVINKYSGKYDNGPDQLRLDRLAKLKELGLVPSDVEAAPPVGFEAGVKWEDLTDHERAVSARKMEVYAAMVDLLDQNIGRVVDALEASGELDNTFILFMSDNGAEGSTLEAAPLLSSFKTLGELIAAHYDNSLENIGKHDSYVWYGSRWACAATAPSRGFKGWSTEGGIRCPCLIRFPPISSAPETISHTFTTVMDILPTILDLAQVQHPGKTFRGREVVNPRGKSWVGHLSAPTEYPNVHQDADHIHGWELFGNRAIRRGNWKAVLLAKQGGDNWELFDVEKDPAEQHDLSKKRPEVLEEMLVHWATYVAETGLALVPSIDITHFQRIAPSPTEGLAAHDRELLCHWHQISHKAIVHQRGSEDLFQHEVIHLAFDHPVILNLILAISSFEQAHTAHHSQVNVPGYRIRRDIYASLGLKYSQAAARMMRHAVAKANIDNGPVCHLASILMMINSYAQGSVKELVRVKNEPSTMLSDLLVTCRLTRGVRAISDAYGVIRPDRHELILYVTEAEPPDRGPLDPILQMLNSLTFLEEEKDPVIKQICQDALDLMKWLVKKAQTSEWCPAHRASLQWICLVGKEFMRLAEAHEAAALVLLSYGCFLDSGNDSNTFVMRGWKEGVCAEIRNIVGSEWAKAILL